One window from the genome of Microbulbifer sp. ALW1 encodes:
- a CDS encoding dienelactone hydrolase family protein translates to MYTEDIEYTVNGESFTGYLAYDETVEGERPAILLVHEWWGLNDFTREEAERLAAEGYVAFALDMYGTGVGADNPSDAAALMNKTIETEGAPVARFQAALDLINGHEKVASGQIAAQGYCFGGAVALTMARLGLDLKGVVSFHGALQTDVKIKPGDVKAELQVYTGGSDDMIPADEVTRFVQEMFTAGVRFDLACFPDAKHGFTNPAATGRGEKFGIPLAYNEDAANQAYEGAVAFYERIFNR, encoded by the coding sequence ATGTACACCGAAGATATCGAATACACCGTAAACGGCGAATCCTTCACCGGCTATCTGGCCTACGACGAAACGGTCGAAGGCGAGCGCCCGGCCATCCTCCTGGTACACGAATGGTGGGGTCTCAATGACTTTACCCGTGAAGAGGCCGAGCGCCTCGCCGCTGAAGGCTACGTCGCCTTCGCCCTCGATATGTACGGCACTGGAGTCGGCGCCGACAATCCCAGCGACGCTGCCGCCCTCATGAACAAAACCATCGAAACCGAAGGCGCGCCCGTCGCCCGCTTCCAGGCCGCGCTGGATCTGATCAACGGCCACGAAAAAGTCGCCTCCGGCCAAATCGCCGCCCAGGGTTACTGTTTCGGTGGCGCCGTCGCGCTCACCATGGCGCGACTGGGGCTCGACCTGAAAGGTGTCGTCAGCTTCCACGGCGCACTGCAGACGGATGTAAAAATCAAACCGGGTGATGTGAAAGCGGAGCTCCAGGTGTACACCGGTGGCAGCGACGACATGATCCCCGCGGATGAAGTCACCCGCTTCGTACAGGAAATGTTCACCGCTGGCGTGCGCTTTGACCTAGCCTGCTTCCCCGATGCCAAACACGGCTTTACCAACCCCGCCGCCACTGGTCGCGGTGAAAAGTTTGGCATCCCGCTGGCTTACAATGAAGACGCCGCCAACCAGGCCTACGAAGGCGCCGTCGCCTTCTACGAGCGTATTTTCAATCGCTAG
- the trmH gene encoding tRNA (guanosine(18)-2'-O)-methyltransferase TrmH, which translates to MSRSRYEKFKQVLRQRQHDMTILTDQVHKAQNISAMLRTADAVGIPEIHMVQPTHGHKIYHNTAGGSGRFTGNSVYPDIQTGMAELKNRGMHLYAAHWSDRAIDYREADYTKPFALVMGAEKDGLSDYAAEHADDHVTIPIIGMVESYNVSVAAAIILQEAMHQRQKAGLYDNKTLDEEDPKIKDILFRWMHPKMVRYCEQYKLPFPELDEDGDIIPPQDPRYRQPKKA; encoded by the coding sequence ATGAGCCGCAGCCGCTACGAGAAATTCAAGCAGGTGCTCCGCCAGCGCCAGCACGACATGACCATCCTCACCGACCAGGTCCACAAAGCCCAGAATATCTCCGCCATGCTGCGCACCGCCGACGCCGTCGGCATCCCCGAAATCCATATGGTACAACCCACCCACGGGCACAAGATCTACCACAACACCGCCGGTGGCAGTGGCCGCTTCACCGGCAATAGCGTCTACCCCGATATTCAGACCGGCATGGCTGAACTCAAAAACCGTGGCATGCATTTATACGCAGCCCACTGGTCCGACCGCGCCATCGACTACCGCGAAGCCGACTACACCAAACCCTTCGCTCTCGTTATGGGAGCAGAAAAGGACGGCCTCAGCGACTACGCCGCCGAACATGCCGACGATCATGTCACCATCCCCATCATCGGTATGGTAGAAAGCTACAACGTAAGTGTCGCCGCCGCGATCATCCTGCAGGAAGCCATGCACCAGCGGCAGAAGGCCGGCCTCTACGACAATAAAACCCTCGATGAGGAAGATCCGAAAATCAAAGACATCCTGTTCCGCTGGATGCACCCGAAAATGGTGAGATACTGCGAACAGTACAAACTGCCATTCCCGGAACTGGACGAAGATGGCGATATCATTCCACCGCAAGACCCGAGATATCGCCAACCGAAGAAAGCGTAA
- a CDS encoding antibiotic biosynthesis monooxygenase, which produces MILEVAILDVKPNQNEEFERAFKKAQSIISSMPGYINHQLQKCLEKENRYILLVNWKKLEDHTEGFRKSPEYQNWKALLHHFYDPFPEVEHYSLVEH; this is translated from the coding sequence ATGATTCTTGAAGTGGCGATTCTGGACGTGAAGCCAAACCAGAATGAAGAGTTCGAACGTGCCTTTAAAAAGGCACAAAGTATCATTTCCTCAATGCCGGGCTATATCAACCATCAACTACAAAAGTGCCTGGAAAAAGAAAATCGCTATATCCTATTAGTGAATTGGAAAAAACTAGAAGACCACACAGAAGGCTTCCGAAAATCCCCCGAATACCAAAACTGGAAAGCCCTCCTCCACCACTTCTACGACCCATTCCCCGAAGTAGAGCACTACTCACTAGTCGAACATTAA
- the glp gene encoding gephyrin-like molybdotransferase Glp, with the protein MTDACAENGLRSVEAAKQMLIDSINPITATETIPLSQACGRVLAEPVLAALDLPPCDNSAMDGYALSGDHDNYTIIGKSLAGHPFDGTLEPGQATRITTGAALPTGADRVQMQENCTLNGDQLTMSRPAKPGENIRRRGEDVHTGQSLIPVGSKIKVPHIALLAGAGVAEVTVLRKLKAALLSIGDELKPIGTPASELGDGDIYDSNRIALQAALEQLDVDILDLGCWPDQPEKIREAFIKARDNADFVITSGGVSVGEADFTKTVLQELGEIGFWKLAIKPGKPFAFGRLPKTDAETLFFGLPGNPVSAIVTLYQLVVPALEKLRGTSEQFRQPPLQLRARLLNDIRKRPGRTDYQRGFTYRDEDGIQVVETRGIQGSHILSGFAAANCFVVLPREGGDCETGDWVTVEPFNAPLA; encoded by the coding sequence ATGACCGATGCCTGTGCAGAAAACGGCCTGCGTTCCGTAGAAGCCGCCAAACAAATGCTGATCGACAGCATCAACCCCATTACCGCGACCGAAACTATCCCATTGAGTCAGGCCTGCGGCCGCGTACTGGCCGAGCCCGTATTGGCCGCACTCGACCTCCCCCCCTGCGACAACTCCGCCATGGACGGCTACGCCCTCAGTGGTGACCATGACAACTACACCATCATCGGCAAAAGCCTCGCCGGCCATCCTTTTGATGGCACTCTAGAGCCAGGCCAAGCCACCCGAATCACCACCGGCGCCGCCCTACCCACCGGCGCCGACCGCGTACAAATGCAGGAAAACTGCACCTTAAACGGCGACCAACTCACCATGAGCCGCCCCGCCAAACCCGGCGAAAACATTCGCCGTCGCGGTGAAGACGTGCACACAGGCCAGAGCCTCATTCCCGTTGGCTCGAAAATCAAAGTCCCCCACATTGCACTGCTAGCCGGCGCTGGCGTGGCCGAAGTCACGGTACTGCGCAAACTCAAAGCCGCCCTGCTCTCTATCGGCGACGAACTGAAACCCATAGGTACACCCGCTTCCGAGTTGGGTGACGGCGACATTTACGATAGCAACCGCATTGCCCTACAGGCTGCGCTGGAACAACTGGACGTGGATATTCTGGATCTGGGCTGCTGGCCGGACCAACCGGAAAAAATCCGCGAGGCGTTTATCAAAGCCCGCGACAATGCAGATTTTGTCATCACCAGCGGCGGTGTATCCGTTGGTGAAGCGGATTTCACCAAAACCGTTTTGCAGGAACTCGGCGAAATCGGCTTCTGGAAACTCGCCATCAAACCCGGCAAACCCTTCGCTTTCGGCCGCCTCCCCAAAACTGACGCTGAAACCCTGTTCTTCGGCCTACCCGGCAACCCGGTTTCCGCGATCGTTACCCTTTACCAGCTGGTTGTTCCCGCCTTGGAAAAATTGCGTGGCACCTCCGAACAATTCCGTCAGCCTCCGCTGCAGCTTCGTGCACGGTTGTTGAACGATATTCGAAAGAGACCTGGACGTACGGATTACCAACGCGGGTTTACCTATCGCGATGAGGATGGGATTCAAGTGGTCGAGACTCGCGGCATTCAGGGGAGTCATATTCTTTCCGGCTTTGCCGCGGCGAACTGTTTTGTTGTTTTGCCTCGGGAAGGGGGGGATTGTGAGACTGGGGATTGGGTTACTGTGGAGCCTTTTAATGCGCCTTTGGCTTAG